A section of the Pseudanabaena mucicola str. Chao 1806 genome encodes:
- the rplE gene encoding 50S ribosomal protein L5, protein MLTPFAEVYAKQAVPKLMEQFKYTNIHQVPKFEKVVINRGLGEAAQNAKSLEASLAEIATIAGQKPVVTRAKKAIAGFKLRQGMPVGIVVTLRRDKMNNFLDRLINFSLPRIRDFRGVSPKSFDGRGNYTLGVREQLIFPEISYDSIEQIRGLDISIITTANTDEEGRALLKAVGMPFRES, encoded by the coding sequence ATGCTAACACCGTTCGCCGAAGTCTATGCTAAACAAGCTGTTCCTAAGCTGATGGAACAGTTCAAATACACCAATATTCATCAAGTTCCTAAATTTGAAAAGGTTGTCATCAATCGTGGTCTGGGTGAAGCTGCTCAGAATGCTAAGTCTTTAGAGGCTTCTTTAGCTGAAATTGCCACCATAGCTGGTCAAAAGCCTGTGGTAACAAGAGCGAAAAAAGCGATCGCAGGCTTTAAACTACGACAAGGGATGCCTGTAGGTATTGTAGTAACCCTACGTCGCGACAAGATGAACAATTTTTTAGACCGTCTGATCAACTTCTCTCTACCTCGCATCCGTGACTTTCGTGGAGTGAGTCCTAAGAGTTTTGATGGACGTGGTAACTATACCCTCGGTGTGCGCGAGCAACTTATCTTCCCCGAAATCAGCTACGACAGTATTGAGCAAATTCGGGGGCTTGATATTTCCATCATCACCACTGCTAACACAGATGAAGAAGGACGTGCGCTCCTGAAAGCAGTCGGGATGCCCTTTAGAGAATCATAA
- the rplR gene encoding 50S ribosomal protein L18 translates to MSVSRRQATISRHKRIRKGLTGTPERPRLSIYRSNKHIVAQVIDDVAQHTLVAASTLEADIREKVSSTANSEASAKVGALIAERAIAKGITKVVFDRGGNLYHGRVQALAEAAREAGLDF, encoded by the coding sequence ATGAGTGTCAGTCGTAGACAAGCAACCATAAGCCGCCACAAGCGAATTCGCAAGGGGTTAACAGGAACTCCCGAACGTCCTCGTTTATCCATTTATCGCTCCAACAAGCATATTGTGGCGCAAGTGATCGATGATGTAGCGCAGCATACTCTCGTTGCTGCATCTACCCTTGAAGCTGATATCCGTGAAAAAGTTAGTTCCACAGCTAACTCTGAAGCTTCGGCAAAAGTTGGTGCTTTGATTGCGGAAAGAGCGATCGCTAAAGGAATTACCAAAGTCGTATTTGATCGCGGTGGCAACCTCTATCACGGTAGAGTACAAGCTCTCGCTGAAGCTGCCCGCGAAGCAGGTCTCGATTTTTAA
- the rpsE gene encoding 30S ribosomal protein S5, whose amino-acid sequence MAKNRESKPGGRDGGGDNGDSREEKRKGKREGKKADRSRTEKESEWQERVVQIRRVTKVVKGGKKLSFRAIVVVGNEKGQVGVGVGKAADVINAVKKGVADARKHAIDVPLTKANSIPHPTNGIGGGAKVIIRPASPGTGVIAGGAVRTVLELAGVKNILAKQLGSSSPLNNARAAINALSTLRTFGEVARSRGITLEQLFN is encoded by the coding sequence ATGGCTAAGAATAGAGAATCCAAACCAGGTGGTCGCGATGGCGGCGGTGACAATGGCGATAGCCGTGAAGAAAAGCGCAAAGGCAAACGTGAAGGTAAAAAGGCTGACCGTAGCCGTACCGAGAAAGAATCGGAATGGCAAGAACGAGTTGTCCAAATCCGTCGTGTAACCAAAGTGGTTAAAGGTGGTAAAAAGCTCAGCTTCCGCGCGATCGTCGTCGTCGGTAATGAGAAAGGACAGGTTGGTGTTGGCGTTGGCAAAGCTGCTGACGTTATTAACGCTGTTAAAAAAGGTGTTGCCGATGCCAGAAAGCACGCGATCGACGTGCCTTTGACAAAAGCTAATTCCATTCCTCATCCCACCAATGGTATTGGCGGCGGAGCAAAAGTGATCATTCGCCCCGCATCTCCTGGTACTGGGGTAATCGCTGGTGGAGCCGTCAGAACTGTACTTGAACTTGCTGGAGTCAAAAATATTTTGGCGAAACAGCTCGGTTCCAGCAGCCCCTTAAACAATGCTCGTGCTGCGATTAATGCACTTTCGACATTGCGTACCTTTGGTGAAGTTGCCAGATCCCGAGGTATCACACTTGAGCAGTTATTTAATTAA
- the rplF gene encoding 50S ribosomal protein L6 — protein MSRIGKRPIPLPPKVAVSIAGQEVTVKGPKGELKRLLPNTVEVVQQENNLIVNRVNESRPARQQHGLFRTLVANMVEGVSTGFQRKLEIQGVGYRANLNGSNIVLTVGYSHTVDIAPPAGISLAVEDASGKKVPQGTFIVVEGIDKEVVGNLAAKIRAVRPPEVYKGKGIRYFGEFVRRKAGKTGKK, from the coding sequence ATGTCTCGTATTGGAAAACGTCCCATTCCTCTGCCTCCTAAAGTCGCGGTCTCCATCGCAGGGCAAGAGGTGACAGTCAAAGGACCAAAAGGTGAACTGAAGCGCTTATTACCAAATACTGTAGAAGTGGTTCAGCAAGAAAATAACTTGATTGTCAATCGCGTTAATGAATCTCGACCTGCTCGTCAACAGCATGGTCTTTTTCGCACCCTTGTAGCCAATATGGTCGAAGGTGTCTCAACAGGTTTTCAGCGCAAGCTAGAAATTCAAGGAGTTGGTTACCGAGCCAACCTGAATGGTAGCAATATTGTGCTAACCGTTGGCTATAGCCACACCGTTGATATTGCCCCTCCTGCAGGAATTTCTCTTGCTGTGGAAGATGCTTCTGGCAAAAAAGTTCCTCAAGGTACATTCATTGTTGTTGAAGGAATTGACAAGGAGGTCGTTGGTAACTTAGCTGCCAAGATCCGTGCTGTACGTCCACCTGAAGTTTATAAAGGTAAGGGCATTCGTTACTTCGGTGAATTCGTCAGACGTAAGGCTGGTAAGACAGGTAAGAAGTAA
- the rplX gene encoding 50S ribosomal protein L24, whose translation MPFKPKPQYRGNRKSFKVHVKKDDLVQVISGSSKGTVGKVLQVFPKDSTIIVEGVNIKTKHVKPQADGESGQIITREFPIHSSKVLLYSEKEKTASRAAITFTEDGKKVRMLKKTGEIIDSVKTDKK comes from the coding sequence ATGCCCTTCAAACCCAAACCCCAATATCGTGGAAACCGTAAGTCTTTTAAGGTTCATGTCAAGAAAGATGACCTAGTTCAAGTGATTTCAGGAAGCTCGAAAGGCACTGTTGGCAAGGTTCTCCAAGTTTTCCCTAAGGACAGCACCATCATTGTTGAAGGTGTAAATATCAAAACCAAACACGTCAAGCCTCAGGCTGATGGCGAGTCTGGACAAATCATCACCCGCGAGTTCCCTATTCACAGTTCTAAAGTTTTGTTGTACTCCGAGAAGGAAAAGACCGCTAGTCGTGCGGCAATTACTTTCACAGAAGACGGCAAGAAAGTAAGAATGCTCAAGAAAACTGGTGAAATTATTGATTCTGTCAAGACTGACAAGAAATAA
- the rpsH gene encoding 30S ribosomal protein S8, translating to MATNDTISDMLTRIRNATLAKHQTTAIPATKLTLSIARVLKQEGFITDFEETGENIDRRLVVSLKYEGKNRQSIIKRLKRVSKPGLRVYSNSKELPRVLGGIGIAIISTSKGILTDREARKQGVGGEVLCYIW from the coding sequence ATGGCCACCAACGACACCATCTCGGACATGCTTACACGCATTCGCAATGCCACACTTGCGAAGCACCAAACAACCGCAATTCCTGCGACCAAGTTGACATTAAGCATTGCTCGAGTACTTAAGCAAGAAGGTTTTATTACAGACTTTGAAGAAACTGGCGAAAATATTGATCGACGCTTAGTAGTTTCTCTCAAATATGAAGGCAAGAACCGTCAATCAATCATTAAGCGCCTCAAGCGCGTTAGCAAACCTGGCTTACGAGTTTACTCAAACTCTAAGGAACTACCCCGTGTATTAGGTGGAATCGGCATTGCCATTATTTCTACCTCCAAAGGCATCTTGACCGATCGCGAAGCTCGCAAACAAGGGGTCGGCGGTGAAGTTCTTTGCTATATCTGGTAA
- the rplO gene encoding 50S ribosomal protein L15 has product MRIDDLQPQEGSQHRKRRIGRGIAAGQGASGGFGMRGQKSRSGRPTRPGFEGGQIPLYRRVPKLKHFTIVNPKHFTIVNLDQLSGLPKDSEVTLESLIDEGIVTQNDGALRILGRGEVNVALNVRAHSITISAKTKIEAAGGTVEVIA; this is encoded by the coding sequence ATGAGAATTGACGATCTTCAGCCTCAAGAAGGCTCACAGCATCGTAAGCGTCGAATTGGGCGCGGTATTGCTGCAGGGCAAGGTGCTAGTGGTGGATTTGGTATGCGTGGTCAAAAATCTCGTTCAGGTCGTCCCACCAGACCTGGATTTGAAGGTGGTCAAATTCCCCTTTACAGACGAGTACCCAAACTTAAGCACTTCACAATTGTTAATCCTAAGCACTTTACAATTGTGAACCTCGATCAATTAAGTGGATTACCAAAAGATTCAGAAGTAACACTTGAGTCTTTAATTGATGAAGGTATCGTTACTCAAAATGATGGAGCTTTGCGGATTTTAGGAAGAGGCGAAGTTAATGTTGCACTAAATGTCCGTGCCCATTCCATCACTATCTCAGCTAAAACAAAAATTGAAGCTGCTGGCGGTACTGTAGAAGTTATAGCCTAA